In the Thauera sedimentorum genome, one interval contains:
- a CDS encoding TRAP transporter small permease, producing the protein MRAFLDSLYRLSGALAAVGMVATLVMVSAGIVSRPLGIYLPGTDDYAGYAMAACGFLALAYTFKHGEHIRVSLVIERAGPRLRRALECFSLASATAVVAMLAWYSVRLAWQSHEFEEISQGVDATPLWIPQLSMAFGALVLLIAVVDDLVLATLGREPRRLATAGGEAVRME; encoded by the coding sequence ATGAGAGCGTTCCTCGATTCCCTCTACCGCCTGTCCGGCGCACTGGCCGCGGTCGGCATGGTCGCCACGCTCGTCATGGTGTCCGCCGGCATCGTCAGCCGGCCGCTGGGCATCTACCTGCCCGGCACCGACGACTACGCGGGCTACGCCATGGCCGCCTGCGGCTTCCTGGCGCTGGCCTACACCTTCAAGCACGGCGAGCACATTCGCGTGAGCCTGGTCATCGAGCGTGCCGGCCCGCGCCTGCGCCGCGCCCTCGAATGCTTCTCGCTGGCCTCGGCCACCGCGGTGGTCGCCATGCTGGCCTGGTACTCGGTGCGCCTGGCCTGGCAATCGCACGAGTTCGAGGAGATCTCGCAGGGCGTCGATGCGACGCCGCTGTGGATCCCTCAGCTGTCGATGGCCTTTGGCGCGCTGGTGCTGCTGATCGCAGTAGTCGACGACCTGGTGCTCGCCACCCTGGGGCGCGAGCCGCGACGCCTGGCCACGGCCGGCGGCGAAGCCGTGCGCATGGAGTGA
- the pxpB gene encoding 5-oxoprolinase subunit PxpB has protein sequence MTIRILDAGDAALTIEFGDAIDPRLLAAVNALDAAIAARQAAGGLAGVIETMPTFRSLTVFFDPLATSRAGLLAELQPLFAAAEHAAPPAGRRWRLPVCYEGEAAPDLADTARAIGRSADEVIALHSGSEYLVYMLGFLPGFPFMGDLPEALRLPRRTEPRVRVPPGSVAIATGLTAIYPWESPGGWHLLGRCPVPLFDATRAAPSLLAAGDRVRFEPVTMAEYERLAAALAAGEIDPQRWLVAATANETGT, from the coding sequence ATGACCATCCGCATACTCGACGCTGGCGACGCCGCGCTCACCATCGAGTTCGGCGACGCCATCGACCCGCGCCTGCTCGCCGCGGTCAATGCGCTCGACGCCGCCATCGCCGCACGCCAGGCCGCCGGCGGGCTGGCCGGCGTGATCGAGACCATGCCCACCTTCCGCTCGCTGACGGTGTTCTTCGATCCGCTGGCCACCTCGCGCGCCGGGTTGCTCGCCGAACTGCAGCCGCTCTTCGCCGCCGCCGAACACGCTGCGCCGCCGGCCGGGCGGCGCTGGCGCCTGCCGGTGTGCTACGAAGGCGAGGCCGCCCCCGACCTCGCCGACACCGCGCGCGCCATCGGCCGCAGCGCGGACGAGGTCATCGCGCTGCACAGCGGCAGCGAATACCTGGTGTACATGCTCGGCTTCCTGCCCGGCTTCCCCTTCATGGGCGACCTGCCCGAGGCCCTGCGCCTGCCGCGCCGCACCGAGCCGCGGGTGCGCGTGCCGCCGGGCAGCGTGGCCATCGCCACCGGCCTGACCGCGATCTACCCCTGGGAGAGCCCCGGCGGCTGGCATCTGCTGGGCCGCTGCCCGGTGCCGCTGTTCGACGCCACGCGTGCCGCGCCCTCGCTGCTCGCCGCCGGCGACCGGGTGCGCTTCGAGCCGGTGACGATGGCCGAATACGAACGCCTCGCCGCCGCACTGGCTGCCGGCGAGATCGATCCGCAGCGCTGGCTCGTCGCCGCAACCGCAAACGAGACCGGGACATGA
- a CDS encoding TRAP transporter substrate-binding protein has protein sequence MNLKHRILQALGCSMLALGVGGAAQAQTTWDMPTPYPASNFHTENIQQFANEVAEASGGKLKITVHPNGSLFKANEIKRAVQAGQAQIGEVLLSSLANEDALYALDTVPFLATSYADSLKLWQASRAAVEARLAKNGLKLLYSVAWPPQGIYSKTALSSMADLKGVKIRSYSPTVARMIELMGAQPVTVQAADLTQALSTGVVSANITSSSTGYDSKSWEQLDYFFDVQAWLPKNVVFVSKKAFDALDPATQQAVSKAAAAAEERGWKVSEEKTAWYVAQLKANNMKVLPASDALQAELLKVGEKMTAEWVERAGADGQKILDAYRAAR, from the coding sequence ATGAACCTGAAGCACCGCATCCTGCAGGCCCTCGGTTGTTCCATGCTTGCGCTCGGCGTCGGCGGCGCCGCGCAGGCGCAGACCACCTGGGACATGCCCACCCCGTACCCGGCCAGCAACTTCCACACGGAGAACATCCAGCAGTTCGCCAACGAGGTCGCCGAGGCCAGCGGTGGCAAGCTGAAGATCACCGTCCATCCGAACGGCTCGCTGTTCAAGGCCAACGAGATCAAGCGCGCGGTGCAGGCCGGGCAGGCGCAGATCGGCGAAGTGCTGCTCTCCAGCCTGGCCAACGAGGACGCGCTCTACGCGCTCGATACCGTGCCTTTCCTCGCCACCAGCTATGCCGATTCGCTCAAGCTGTGGCAGGCCTCGCGCGCCGCGGTGGAAGCCCGCCTGGCGAAGAACGGCCTGAAGCTGCTGTATTCGGTGGCCTGGCCGCCGCAGGGCATCTACTCCAAGACCGCGCTCAGTTCGATGGCCGATCTCAAGGGCGTGAAGATCCGCTCCTACAGCCCGACCGTCGCCCGCATGATCGAACTGATGGGCGCGCAGCCGGTGACCGTGCAGGCCGCCGACCTGACCCAGGCGCTGTCCACCGGCGTGGTGTCGGCCAACATCACCTCCTCGTCCACCGGCTATGACTCCAAGAGCTGGGAGCAACTCGACTACTTCTTCGACGTGCAGGCCTGGCTGCCGAAGAACGTGGTGTTCGTGTCGAAGAAGGCCTTCGACGCGCTCGATCCCGCCACCCAGCAGGCGGTGAGCAAGGCTGCCGCCGCCGCCGAAGAACGCGGCTGGAAGGTCTCCGAGGAGAAGACTGCCTGGTACGTTGCCCAGCTCAAGGCCAACAACATGAAGGTGCTGCCGGCTTCCGACGCGCTGCAGGCCGAGCTGCTGAAGGTGGGCGAGAAGATGACCGCCGAGTGGGTGGAACGCGCCGGCGCCGACGGGCAGAAGATTCTCGACGCCTACCGCGCGGCCCGGTAA
- a CDS encoding winged helix DNA-binding protein, protein MSKPTLTTPAADSSRIVSSQHLVSPKSPELSELEFGLIIAWHAFARWMMRCMTAAGVKDMTPIDVLVLHHVAHRDSEKRLADICFVLNVEDTHVVSYSLRKLAGLGLVSSAKRGKEAFFAVTDQGREICLAYRDVREACLMPGFTGTPEDNAQIGELARLLRTLSGRYDQAARAASTSVL, encoded by the coding sequence ATGAGCAAGCCGACGCTGACCACCCCCGCCGCGGACAGCAGCCGCATCGTCTCCTCGCAGCATCTGGTGTCGCCCAAGTCGCCGGAACTGTCGGAGCTCGAGTTCGGCCTGATCATCGCGTGGCACGCCTTCGCGCGCTGGATGATGCGCTGCATGACCGCCGCCGGCGTCAAGGACATGACGCCGATCGACGTGCTGGTGCTGCATCACGTCGCGCACCGCGACAGCGAGAAGCGACTGGCCGACATCTGCTTCGTGCTCAACGTGGAGGACACCCATGTGGTGTCCTACTCGCTGCGCAAGCTCGCCGGGCTGGGCCTGGTCTCCAGCGCCAAGCGCGGCAAGGAAGCCTTCTTCGCGGTCACCGACCAGGGGCGCGAGATCTGCCTCGCCTACCGCGACGTGCGCGAGGCCTGCCTGATGCCCGGCTTCACCGGCACGCCCGAGGACAACGCGCAGATCGGCGAACTCGCCCGCCTGCTGCGCACCCTCTCCGGGCGCTACGACCAGGCCGCGCGCGCGGCCTCGACTTCGGTGCTGTAA